The genomic interval TACCAACAGGCGTGCAATTGATGATAACCTTGCAAGCATTCAACATGTGCTCGTTGATTGCTTCGTAGGAAAATTCTTTTTCTTTTTGAGGATTGCGAGAAATCCAAAGAACATCCAAACCAATATTCCGTAAAACATACGCGATGGCTTTTGAAGCACCGCCTGTTCCCAGAATAAGTGCTCTTTCGTGCTCATTAGTCAAAAAAGGTTTGATCATTTGATGAAAACCAAAAGCATCTGTATTGTGTCCGATTTTCATTCCATTTTGAAAAGAAATGCAATTCACCGCACCAATTGCAACAGCTTCTTCACTTAAAGAATCTAAGTAAGGAATAATGGTTTCTTTGTATGGAATTGTTACTGACAACCCTTTTAGGTCGTCAATACTAAAAACACTAGAAACATCATTGATTACTGGCAATTCAAAGTTTTCAAAAGTGTATTCTAAGCCTTCATTTTTGAATTTATCTTCGAAATAACTTTTTGAAAAAGAATGCCCCAAAGTCTTGCCGACCAGTCCGAATTTAGACATCTTTCTTAGTGAATTTTGACTTCAAAAAGCTAATAATCATTGGAAGTAAGGAAATGAAGATAATCCCCAAACAAACTTTTTCAATGTTCTCTTTTATCCAGTCAATTCCTCCTAAGAAATACCCTGCAAGTGTTAGCCCGAAAATCCAAAGGAATCCACCAATCACGTCAAACAAGAAGAATTTACGGTAATTCATTTTACCTATTCCAGCGGCAAAGGGTGTGAAAGTCCTTACAAATGGAACAAAACGTGCCATGATAATCGCTTTTACTCCATTTTTCTCAAAGAAAGCTTCCGTTTTTTCCAAATAAATAGGTTTTACCAGTTGTCTTCCTCTAATTTTCCAATTAAAGACATTTAACCCAATTTTTCTGCCAATCCAATAGTTTACGTTGTCTCCGAGAATTGCTGCAAAAACGAGTAAACTAAGTAATAGCGCAATACTCAAATGACCTGAGGCGGCAAATAATCCTGCTGTAAAAAGCAATGAATCGCCTGGCAAGAATGGCATGATTACCAAGCCCGTTTCAACGAAAATTACTAGAAATAATATGACATAAATGTAATTTTCATACGTATTTATGAAAGTGCCAAAATTTTGCAAATCAAATAATTGGTGAAAAAATTCTATCATGATTGATTAATATATTTCGTGAGTAGGTTCGAACGTTTCGTACCAAGCTGTAATTCCGCCTTCTAAAATAGAAACATCTTCAAATCCATGTCCACATTCCAACAAATTTGCAACGGATTCTGCTCTTCTTCCCGTTTTACACAGAATGATGTATTTTTTGGATTTATCCATCGTATCTGCTACACTAGGAATCAAATGCATTGGCGTTTTTATTCCACCGATAGCACATATTTCAACTTCCCACGGTTCGCGGATATCGATCAATTCGGCCTCCTTGTTTTGAATTAGTTGCTTACAAGCTTCGGGGGTAATACGATTCATTCTTTTTTTTGGCAAAGATAGGTTTTAATTCAAAATGCAAAAGTCAAAATGCAAAAGTGACTTCGAATCACTTTATCTTGACGGAGATTTCCATCTCAAATAGAGCAACTACTTCCCCATTCAAATCTTTAGCTGTTACTTTTACCCAATGATTTTGTCGTTCATTTGTCTGAATTGCTTTCAGTACTTGTTCTCTAATAACTAATCCTTCTGTACAAGTAAACACGATATCCGTTTCCGCGCGTTTCAAAAATTCTGCTTTCATTCCCTTAAAAGCAAATGATGGTTTCACATTCAATTCATCACAAAAATAGAACGCATGCAATCCTGCTGTTACATCTGCACCAACAGCCAAAGATCCGAAATACATACTTTTTAGATGATTTTTTGTTCTCCTACACAATTTAATTTTTACAACTACTTCTTCATCTGTAATGTTTTGCAATCTCGGACGTACATAACCAATCATTGGAATCTTGAAAATTCCCATGAGACGCAACATCAGTGCGTATTTTTTAATCGATGATTTATTCATGAGAGACAAGGCTTTGAATGATTTCTTTCACTGATTTTATTTCTTTCACGTGTTCAATACTTGGTCCAGCGCACCAAACCGTTTTATAGGTTGCGCTAAAAGCAGCTTTTTCCAAAGATTTCATTCCCCGGTAAAATGTCAACGCTTTCACCCATTTTTTCAAGCGTTTGTTCTTATTCAAAAATCGTTCAATCCAGGATTGTTCTGTGCCAATTTCTTGGACATATGGCGTATTTATAACTGTACATGGTGTTCCTGAAAGTTTTGAAGTCATAATGATATCCTTTTCACCATAATCTACACACGCTTGTTTGTATTCTTTCGAAACGCCCGCTTCATTGGATGCGATGAAAATGGAACCAATAGAAAAACCATCTGCACCAGCAGCAATCAATTCATCCATCTCTTTTTTTGTTCCCACTCCACCCGCTGAAATAACGGGAATAGAAACCGCTTTTTTGATCGTTTGAATCAATGCTTTCGGGTCGATTTTACCTGCATGTCCTCCTGCTCTGTTGTTAACAGCAATGACTGCATCTGCACCCAAATCTGCTACCTTTTTTGCATACTCAACATCTGTTACATCACAGAAAACTTTTATTCCTTTTTCTCGAGCTACTTCAATCACCTTTTTGGGAGAACCCAATGAAGTAATAAAAAAATCAACGCCTTCTTCCACACAAATCCGTAATTGTTCTTCCATGTAAATATTAGACGCATTGACGATTAGATTAATTCCAATAGGTCCTTTTACAGAAGTCTTCATCCGTTTCAATCCTTCGCGTAAAAGTTCAGTAGATCGGTAATTTAATGCTGGAATAGCCGCTGCAATTCCATTTTCGATTCCAGCAACAATCATTTCTTCATTGGAAACCAAAAACATCGGTGCCATGATAATTGGATATTCGATATTCAATAATTTGCTCAGCGCTAACTTTTCCATTTTCAATTGATTACTTTCAAATATATATAAAATAAATTATGCGTGCATATTATAATTAAAAATATGAATTTAAGTTTCGATAGCTACCGGAATGAAAAACAGTTGAGTTGAATTAAAAAACTTTTCAATTTTACTACTTGTCCCGACCAATCGGGATTCTCTATTTTGAATGAACAAAAAAGCCTCCCGAATTTCTCCGAAAGGCTTATTATAAAGCTGTTTTTTTATTGAATTACATTCCAAATCCAAATTTAATGCCTGTAGCAGCATTAAATCTAACTCCTTTATCTGTAGTTTCAACCCATTTAGTCGTATAATCCATCGTTACAGGGTCATATTCTCCAATAGCTTGATGATCTTTAAGATTGAATGTACTTAAACCAATTCCAAAGAACATATCGATACTAAACTTACCTCCTTTTGGCCAAAACTGTAAACCAAAGTTAAATCTGAAAATCCCTTGATTGATTCTTGATGTTTCATCATCCAGTAATCCTTGATTATCTTCAATATTATAATTGTATTGTCTAAATTTAAAGACAGGAGATAAATAAAGTCCTTTCAAAAGATTATCATCTGAAGCAGGGTAAAATCTTGGTGCTAAGGAAACATGAAAACCAATCGCAGAAGAAGCATCGTAAGAAATTGGGTCGAAATTCCAAATCCCCAAACCGTCTGATCCTCTCCACAATTTTTGATTTCCAAAGTTTAATCCGAATTGAGAAATTGTTGGTCCAACTTCTAACTCCAAACTGATGATTCTAGCTATTCTTTGCTCGTAGCTGAAATTAAGCTCTCCTGCCACAATTTGAGTAGGTGCAAATTTGAGCACGAAATTTCTGCTTGTTGCTTCTTCATCATCTTGTGAATAGGTAGCAAATGAAACGACAGAAAGAATAAAAATTCCTATTAGTTTTTTCATAAATTAAGTTTAATTGAAGCAAAGAAAGGATATTTTTTCATTATTCTATTCTTTTTGTCTCATCAAATAACAGATCGATGAGATAAAATACCGAAATTTGAGCATGGCAAATTCATCTGATTGGATTAGTGCGCTTCGTTTAAGAACACTTCCATTATCAATTTCCGGAATACTTGTTGGTTCATTTATTGCCGTTTTTCAAGGTTTCTGGAATCCGATTATTTTCTCTTTGGCATTATCTACAACTCTTTTATTTCAAATTCTCTCTAATCTTGCAAACGATTTAGGAGATTCACTAAAAGGAGCTGACAATTCAGATCGAGTTGGTCCGATGCGAGCTGTTCAGTCAGGAGCGATTTCTAAATCGGCCATGAAAAGCGCCGTTATATTGACGTCCGTTTTGTCATTTATAAGCGCTGGATTCTTGATTTATTTTGGAACGAAAAATCTATCTATATCAAGCGTTTATATCTATATTGGACTAGCAATAGCATCTGTTTTAGCTGCAATTACTTATACGATTGGAAAAAAAGCATACGGTTACAACGGAATGGGTGATTTATTTGTTTTCATCTTTTTTGGATTGGTCAGTGTTATTGGAGTTTATCCTCTGTTTTCAGATACTCTTTCTTGGATTTTAATTTTTCCAGCAATTACAATCGGTTTTCTAAGTACAGCTGTTCTTAATTTAAACAACTTAAGAGATCGTGAAAATGATGAAAAGGTTGGCAAAAGAACTCTAGTTGTGAAACTCGGTGCTTCAAATGCAAAAAAATACCATTACTTTCTAATTCTTAGTGCTTTCACTAGCTGGATTTTATTTTTGATTTTCACTAAAAATTGGCTCGGATTCATTTCTTTAATTCCAATTATTCTTTTTATCAAACACCTACTCTTTGTTTCGAAGAATACCGTTCCAAAAGAATTGGATTCCCAATTGAAAATCGTAGCTCTTGGAACCTTTTTCATCAGTATTCTTTACGTTATTAGTGTTTCTATTAACCAATGGGTTCTTTAAATCAACTCAAGGCTTCTTTTGAAGCATTCACACTGGACTTTAAACTCCCAAGTGGAACAAGTCGCGGTGTTTTAACTCAAAAGCAAGGCTGGAAGCTTAAACTAGCTAATTCAGAGGGTATAATTGGTTTAGGCGAATGTTCGGTAATACCAGGCTTATCTCCTGATTATAGTTCTGACAAGGAATACGAGTTTAAATTGACTGAAATTTGCCAAAATCCCACTCATTTCATCGAAAACAGAGAACTGTTAGCCGGTTATCCTTCCATTCTTTTCGGATTAGAAAGTGCTTATTTCGACCTGAAAAATGAAGGAAAGCGAATTTATTTTGATTCTGCCAAAAATCCTTCCGGATTCAATATTCCAATCAATGGATTGATTTGGATGGGCGAAGTAAGTTATATGCAAGATCAAATAGCCGAAAAATTGGCTGCTGGATTCTCATGCATTAAATTGAAAGTTGGTGCCATCGATTTCAAACAAGAACTGAGAGTATTGGAAGGAATTCGCACTCGTTATGATGCTTCGCAAATTGTGCTTCGTGTAGATGCAAACGGTGCTTTTACTTTGGAAGATGCACTTTGGAAATTGGAAGAATTGGCAAAACTCGATTTACACAGCATAGAACAGCCCATTAAAGCTGGTTCCTGGAATGAAATGAAATCTCTTTGTAAGAAAACTCCTTTGCCCATTGCTTTGGATGAAGAATTAATCGGAATCAATCAAATAGAGCGAAAAATTGATTTACTGGAAACTATCAAACCTCAGTTCATCATTCTGAAACCGAGTCTTCACGGAGGATTCAGCGGAACAAGTGAATGGATCGAATTAGCCGAAGCAAGACGGATTCCATGGTGGATTACTTCCGCTTTGGAAAGCAATATCGGTTTAAATGCAATTGCTCAATTTACAGCAACTTACAATCCAAATTTACCGCAAGGTTTAGGAACCGGCGGATTGTATGAAACGAATTTTGAAGCTCCTTTAAAGATTGAAAAAGGGAATTTGTATTATTTAAAGTAAGAGATTTTCCAATATTATTTCCCACGAAAGTCCACGGATGAACACTGAAAATAAGTCATTTATCAATGAGCTTTGTTTAAAAAATATACAAACGATGCTATATTCATGACTACTCATTGGTTTAAAATTGCTTGGAATTCATAATTGTATGCTTGCTTAATAAATGAAATAAACAAGATTATTCAGTTTAATATTTTACTTCTCTATCCGATTTATCCGTAATTTTCAGTTACAAACACTCGTTCAAAAAAACACAAATTATGACTATCACAGAACTTAAAAACAGATTGACACTTCCAGTTATTGTATCACCGATGTTTCTAGTTTCTGGAAGTAAATTAGCAATAGAAAGTTGCAAAAACGGTATTGTAGGAACGATTCCTTCTTTGAACGGAAGAACTTCCGAAGCTTTTGAACAATTGTTGATCGAAATCACAAATACATTAAAACAATTCGAAGAAGAAACGGGAATAAAACCAGCTCCTTTTGGTGTGAATTTAATCGTAAACAAAACCAATCCTAGATTAATGCCTGATTTAGAATTGTGTGTCAAATACCAAGTTCCTATAATCATTACCTCATTGGGAGCTGTGAAAGAAGTCGTAGATGCAGTACACAGTTACGGCGGATTGGTCTTCCACGATGTGATCAAAAAACGACATGCTGAAAAAGCCATTGAATCGGGAGTTGATGGAATTATAGCTGTTGCAAACGGTGCTGGTGGACACGGGGGAACGGCAAATCCATTTGCATTAGTAGAAGAAATTCGATCTTTTTACGACGGAACATTAATTCTCGCTGGTACAATTACCAAAGGAAAAGACATTCTTGCAGCTGAAAATATGGGTGCTGATTTCGCATATATGGGAACTCGATTCATTGCTACCGAAGAAAGCTTGGCGCAATCAGATTATAAAAAAATGCTTGTTGCTTCACATATTGAAGACATTATTTACACAGATGGAATTTCAGGTGTCAACGCAAATTTCCTTTTGCCTAGCATTGAAAAGTCAGGAGTGGATCTCACTGAAAAGAAAGAAGAAGATTTCTCGAAATTATCAGATGAACATAGCAAAGCTTGGAAAGATATTTGGTCTGCAGGACAAGGTACAACTGGCATTGAAAAGGTAGAATCAGTTGCAAATCTTGTGAATGAATTGAAAAGGGAATACAAAGAAACACTTTTGGAGAATCAGCGGAAGCTGGAGGGTTTGAAATACAGTTAAGAACTTATCAATCAATGTTCTTACGTCCCAAACAACTCGCACTTACGTTTGCTTAGAATAAAAAAACTAACATTTTTTTCTTACCTTTGGTTTATGAGCGCGGCAGAAAATAAATTAAACTTGGTTCAGATGATTGTAGAATCTGAAGATAAAACTTTTGTCTCAAAGGTGTTAGAGTATGCTCGTAGTTTAAAAAAAGAAAAAAAAACAGATTGGGCTGAGGAGCTTCCAGAACATGTATTGGAAGAATTGCGTTTGGCAATTGAGGAAGCAGACAATGGAACCGATGTTGGTATACCTCATGAAGTGATGCTTAAGAAGTTCAGAAAACAGTATCCGCATTTGAATCTCTAATATGATTATTTGGAATAAGAGAGCCGAAAATTCTCTAGATAAAATAACGAATTATATTGGAAAACATTTCTCACAAAAGGAAGAAGATGTTTTTGTTATTCAAGTATTAGAAACGCTTACCGCAATTGCTGAATTTCCAAAAGCATACCCCGAAACAAAATTACTTAAAGGTGCTAGAA from Fluviicola taffensis DSM 16823 carries:
- a CDS encoding shikimate dehydrogenase family protein, which translates into the protein MSKFGLVGKTLGHSFSKSYFEDKFKNEGLEYTFENFELPVINDVSSVFSIDDLKGLSVTIPYKETIIPYLDSLSEEAVAIGAVNCISFQNGMKIGHNTDAFGFHQMIKPFLTNEHERALILGTGGASKAIAYVLRNIGLDVLWISRNPQKEKEFSYEAINEHMLNACKVIINCTPVGTFPDVNECVPFPFEFLTDKHLCIDLIYNPEETKFLTQSKSHGATILNGLSMLKEQANKAWEIWNN
- a CDS encoding VTT domain-containing protein; amino-acid sequence: MIEFFHQLFDLQNFGTFINTYENYIYVILFLVIFVETGLVIMPFLPGDSLLFTAGLFAASGHLSIALLLSLLVFAAILGDNVNYWIGRKIGLNVFNWKIRGRQLVKPIYLEKTEAFFEKNGVKAIIMARFVPFVRTFTPFAAGIGKMNYRKFFLFDVIGGFLWIFGLTLAGYFLGGIDWIKENIEKVCLGIIFISLLPMIISFLKSKFTKKDV
- a CDS encoding rhodanese-like domain-containing protein is translated as MNRITPEACKQLIQNKEAELIDIREPWEVEICAIGGIKTPMHLIPSVADTMDKSKKYIILCKTGRRAESVANLLECGHGFEDVSILEGGITAWYETFEPTHEIY
- a CDS encoding DUF4442 domain-containing protein, whose translation is MNKSSIKKYALMLRLMGIFKIPMIGYVRPRLQNITDEEVVVKIKLCRRTKNHLKSMYFGSLAVGADVTAGLHAFYFCDELNVKPSFAFKGMKAEFLKRAETDIVFTCTEGLVIREQVLKAIQTNERQNHWVKVTAKDLNGEVVALFEMEISVKIK
- a CDS encoding NAD(P)H-dependent flavin oxidoreductase yields the protein MEKLALSKLLNIEYPIIMAPMFLVSNEEMIVAGIENGIAAAIPALNYRSTELLREGLKRMKTSVKGPIGINLIVNASNIYMEEQLRICVEEGVDFFITSLGSPKKVIEVAREKGIKVFCDVTDVEYAKKVADLGADAVIAVNNRAGGHAGKIDPKALIQTIKKAVSIPVISAGGVGTKKEMDELIAAGADGFSIGSIFIASNEAGVSKEYKQACVDYGEKDIIMTSKLSGTPCTVINTPYVQEIGTEQSWIERFLNKNKRLKKWVKALTFYRGMKSLEKAAFSATYKTVWCAGPSIEHVKEIKSVKEIIQSLVSHE
- the menA gene encoding 1,4-dihydroxy-2-naphthoate octaprenyltransferase, whose amino-acid sequence is MANSSDWISALRLRTLPLSISGILVGSFIAVFQGFWNPIIFSLALSTTLLFQILSNLANDLGDSLKGADNSDRVGPMRAVQSGAISKSAMKSAVILTSVLSFISAGFLIYFGTKNLSISSVYIYIGLAIASVLAAITYTIGKKAYGYNGMGDLFVFIFFGLVSVIGVYPLFSDTLSWILIFPAITIGFLSTAVLNLNNLRDRENDEKVGKRTLVVKLGASNAKKYHYFLILSAFTSWILFLIFTKNWLGFISLIPIILFIKHLLFVSKNTVPKELDSQLKIVALGTFFISILYVISVSINQWVL
- a CDS encoding o-succinylbenzoate synthase; this encodes MGSLNQLKASFEAFTLDFKLPSGTSRGVLTQKQGWKLKLANSEGIIGLGECSVIPGLSPDYSSDKEYEFKLTEICQNPTHFIENRELLAGYPSILFGLESAYFDLKNEGKRIYFDSAKNPSGFNIPINGLIWMGEVSYMQDQIAEKLAAGFSCIKLKVGAIDFKQELRVLEGIRTRYDASQIVLRVDANGAFTLEDALWKLEELAKLDLHSIEQPIKAGSWNEMKSLCKKTPLPIALDEELIGINQIERKIDLLETIKPQFIILKPSLHGGFSGTSEWIELAEARRIPWWITSALESNIGLNAIAQFTATYNPNLPQGLGTGGLYETNFEAPLKIEKGNLYYLK
- a CDS encoding NAD(P)H-dependent flavin oxidoreductase, coding for MTITELKNRLTLPVIVSPMFLVSGSKLAIESCKNGIVGTIPSLNGRTSEAFEQLLIEITNTLKQFEEETGIKPAPFGVNLIVNKTNPRLMPDLELCVKYQVPIIITSLGAVKEVVDAVHSYGGLVFHDVIKKRHAEKAIESGVDGIIAVANGAGGHGGTANPFALVEEIRSFYDGTLILAGTITKGKDILAAENMGADFAYMGTRFIATEESLAQSDYKKMLVASHIEDIIYTDGISGVNANFLLPSIEKSGVDLTEKKEEDFSKLSDEHSKAWKDIWSAGQGTTGIEKVESVANLVNELKREYKETLLENQRKLEGLKYS
- a CDS encoding type II toxin-antitoxin system RelE/ParE family toxin; the protein is MIIWNKRAENSLDKITNYIGKHFSQKEEDVFVIQVLETLTAIAEFPKAYPETKLLKGARKAVIHPHSTLFYRIDSKKKIRLLLFWDNRNNPRKLK